In the genome of Bacteroidales bacterium, one region contains:
- a CDS encoding peroxiredoxin translates to MAVLVGKKAPLFEAEAVVNGGEFVEKFSLAQYIGKKHVVFFFYPLDFTFVCPTEIIAFQDKLAEFEKRNTVVVGCSVDSKFSHWAWLNTEKKNGGIKGVTFPIVADLSKTIAENYDVLAGEWEYNEDDDYVEFSGDPVAYRGLFLIDKQGIVRHQVVNDLPLGRSVDEALRMVDALQFNEENGEVCPANWKKGDEGMKADAEGVASYLSKH, encoded by the coding sequence ATGGCAGTTTTAGTAGGCAAAAAAGCCCCTCTTTTTGAAGCTGAAGCCGTTGTCAACGGCGGTGAATTCGTTGAAAAATTCTCTCTTGCACAGTATATTGGCAAGAAGCATGTTGTATTCTTCTTCTATCCTCTGGATTTCACATTTGTTTGTCCAACCGAAATTATTGCTTTCCAGGATAAACTAGCTGAATTTGAAAAACGGAATACCGTAGTTGTTGGATGTTCTGTTGACAGTAAATTCTCACATTGGGCATGGCTCAACACAGAAAAGAAAAATGGTGGTATCAAAGGTGTTACCTTCCCTATAGTTGCTGACCTCTCAAAGACTATTGCTGAGAATTATGATGTTCTGGCTGGTGAATGGGAATACAATGAAGATGATGATTATGTTGAATTCTCCGGAGATCCTGTAGCTTATCGTGGACTATTCCTAATCGACAAGCAGGGAATCGTACGTCACCAGGTTGTAAATGATCTTCCACTTGGACGTAGCGTTGATGAAGCTCTTCGCATGGTGGATGCTCTTCAGTTCAATGAAGAAAACGGTGAAGTGTGCCCGGCTAACTGGAAAAAAGGTGACGAAGGCATGAAAGCAGATGCTGAAGGTGTTGCCTCTTACCTAAGCAAACACTAA